AGGAGTTGCACGTTTACTATGTTCCATTGATTACATTGCACCTGGCAAGCTCAGTCAAGTTTCTTGTGATTGGTTGTATTTGGATATTTACAAAAGTTGCCCTCATTCTAGTTCTCTGGATAAACAGTGAAATGTCTCCTCTTGTTCCCATACTGTAGGTGTGTTACCACCTGCCCAGTAGTTATGTTCTGGTGTGCACTCCCTTCAACAGTGCTGCTGACCTCATCTGTATCCAGCTCCATGACAGTGGGTTCCTGCACGCTTACGAGCCTGGCCCGCGTCAACACCTCCTGTCGACAGGAAGAGGTACTGCACCCACCGCCACCGCCTCGATCCTATTTTCTCTACCAGTTTATGCCTCTGTCTGTATCTCCTGTAGGCCATCCCTGAGATTATAAGGCAGTACTCTTGGGCTGGGAAGGACATCCGACATGCTTCCTTTGACAGGTTCGTGGTCAGCACCTGTACCAGCGCTGGCATGTTCTACCAGGTTGGGCTGCGGTAAGGGACAAGAAGATAACAAGGCCCTtatgttaaaggtccaatgcagcaatttctatctcaatatcaaatcatttctgggtaaaaatgaaagtaccttactgtgattgttttcaattaaaatggtcaaaaagaaacaaaaatagcttcttagcgaagagcaatttctcaagcaagaattttgctaggactgtcggGGAGCTGTCTGAGTGTGGAGAAAatggaaaactagctgttattggaaaAGGTTTGGTCTATTGGTCTATTAACAAAACTCCTTCCcatcaaaacaggctgaaatttcaggtcgtcttttcaaacagttcttacagtaaaagtgcagtatcataattttcacaatttcacagtattattccaacctcatagtgtggaaatatataacacaggaaaatcacatttttgattgCATTGGAAGAACTACTCTGAAGATGATCACAATACAACGTGTATTAAAATAATGAAAGTTTTTGTTTTTCCCTCAGTGTGACATTGGTCCCCCTAGGGCTTCTgtcagagagagacggacaggttAGACTAAACAGAGTACACTACAACCACAAAAACACCTGGAACACCCTTACTAAAGTGGTGCAACCGTTGAAAAAACATTGCACATCACAAAACTGACAGAAGTCATAACAGTCACTGTATTTTGTGGCCTCTTGATCAAAAAGTGAATCATATGTTCTGTTGCTACCCCCACCTTTCACATAGTTCTGTCTGGAGACCCCAGGCAGATGGGTCCAATTGTGAAGACCAAGCTGGCGCAGGCATTGGGCCATGGGGTGTCCATGCTGGAGAGACTGATGACCAACAAGAGAGACACAAGAGAGAGTGGGGGATACAAAGCtggtgaatacacacacacacacacacacacacacacacacacacacacacacacacacacacacacacacacacacacacacacacacacacacacacacacacacacacacacacacacacacacacacactctccctgtcAGTGCCATGGTCATCTAAATCATGCACAGTGAGTCACCAACTGAATCCAGATGATGCATCTTTATCAACATAATGTTTTGACTTGCATTGTAATATAATATAtgataatatatgccatttaacagacacttttattcaaagcgacgtatgggtggccccagcggaaATCGAGCCCACAACCCTAGGCTttgcaagcaccatgttctaccgactgagccacacaggatcaCATTGTAAATAAATGGCTCCAAAGATTATTGCATTCTCATggtgtcctctcttctccctccaggTGCCCAAGCTGGTGTATAACTACCATTCCCAGGAGGCCTTCCTGGCCCTGCCCTTTAGACTGTTTTACAGTGGGGAGCTGTGTGTCAGGGCCCAGAGGGCCGTCTGCCCATCAAGGGATTCCATGGAGTCAGGATGAGGGCtctatctgtttctctcgctatgtttctttctgtctttctctgtccaAAATAGACTCAAGTCAATGGGATCTTTCTCAATAGTCTTTCCTTGAATCCTTGTGGGattccactgggattctctgcctctaaccctattacgggggctgagtgactggtttactggtgctcttccatgctgtccctaggaggggtgcgtcacttgagtgggttgagtctctGACGTGATCtccctgtccgggttggcgcccccctcgggttcgtgccatgTGGGAGAttttcgtgggctatactcggctttgtcccagggtagtaagttggtggttgaagatatccctctagtggtgtgtggactgtgctttggcaaagtgggtgggcttatatcctgcctggttggccctgccCGGAGGTAtagtcggatggggccacagtgtctcccgacccctcctgtctcagcctccagtaattatgctgcaatagtttatgtgtcgaggggctagggtcagtctgttatatctggagtatttctcctgtcttatccagtgtcctgtgtgaatttaagtatgctccctataattctctctctctctttctctttctttctctttctcaggactacctggcctgttgactccttgctgtccccagtccacctggtcgtgctgctgctccagtttcaactgttttgcctgcggctatggaaccctgacctgttcaccggacgttctaccttgtcccggacctgctgttttcgactcactctctctctctaccacacctgctgtctctaactgaatgatcggctatgaaaagccaactgacatttactcctgaggtgctgacctgttgcaccctctacaaccactgtgattattattatttgaccctgctggttatctatgaacgtttgaacatcttggccatgtactgttataatctccacccggcagagccagaagaggaccggccacccctcagagcctggttcctctctaggtttcttcctaggttccctcctttctagggagtttttcttagccaccgtgcttctacatctgcatcgcttgctgtttggggttgtaaaaagggctttataaatacatttcattgattgattgtgtCTTCGTCATGTCCTCTGTCCTCCCATTTCTCAATGTCTGCGTTTCCTCTCCTCGTTTCCCACTGACATGTTGAGAACATTTTGACAAATACAGGTTTTCCTATCTTGTCGGCACCGAGCCTAGACGTTGAACACCAATAATGCCAGTCAGCTTTCCTTCTCTCAGGGCAGAGATGAGGGAGGGCAACAACCCGTTGTGGTTCAACCCTGGAGAGGCGGTACAGATGATGCTGTACTGCTGCCAGCTGGCCAAGAAGCTCTACAATCCTGTAGCTGCCACTGACATTGGCATTATTGCTCCCTACAGGAAACAGGTCAGTATGGCATGACCATTTAGACTGTCAACAGTGGGTACCATTCTGTTACAGTTTGCTTGTTACTCGCCTAGTATTGCTGTAAAAAGCCTAAAAAACCCATAACAAGTTCATTATTCTGTCACAACTAGTACAGTGGTCCCTCTCCCTTAACCCTGAACACCGGTCTGACCACCTGAACCTCTGCTCCTCAGTCAGAGAAGATCCGTGTGCTGCTCCACAGGGTGGGTCTGTCTGACATCAAGCTGGGCTCTGTGGAGGAGTTCCAGGGACAGGAGTTCCTGGTCATCATCTTGTCCACGGTAACATTCCCCTCCTTCATTATTGAACTATTGAACTTGACTAATTTCTCCCTTTACAGGGTCTCAGGTCCATTCGTTTTCAATTCAGGGAATACATTCTGAAATATAAAAAACAATGTGTCACTTCTGTACGATTTGTATATCACTTCACTtgctgaattgactgaattgtaGATGCAATTGACACCTTTCTTAACACATCTAAATAAATGACCTCTTGTTCCAGGTGAGGGCGAATGAGTCAGTGCAGTGCGACGACCTGCAAAGCATCCTGTGATTGCTGTCCAACCCCAAGCGCTTCAACATGGCAGTCGTTCGGCCCAAAGCCCTGCTCATCGTCATGGGAAACCCGCACCTCCATAGTCAAGGACCCATGCTTCAACCCTCTCCTCCAGTACTCTTTTGAAAACAAGGCCTTCCTGAGCGGTGACCCCCAACCTCTATCAGGGCTGCACACAGGTGTGTTTAGAGTGTAttatgcaccacacacacacacacacacacacacacacacacacacacacacacgcacacacccaatTTGATAAAACTTGAGTCAAAGCAAGAAACTTTAATTTGTCAGTAATAAAACATGCAAATCTCTTACTTTCTCCTCAGAACTGCCAGtgagaaagaggagtgagagagttTGCTGTGCTCACTACTGCCCAGCTGTCCATCACTCCAACACTATCGGTCCTATTATGTTCAAATAGAGTTTTCTTCATTCATTTATCACATTAGCATGACTTGGCTCTCTACATTTGTTCATCTACACAGTGAGCTGCATATGTATTAATCAATGGAAATATGTATGGAGATGTCTTTGGAGAATGCACTCCAATTCCAAACTGCTGTAAGAGCAAACTTTAGATGCAGTTGTCATGTAGTCCACTGGGTGGCAGTAGTACATATGATGATACAAACCTTTTGTGTTGATTTTTCTTCTTATTGGGTTATTGGACTTTGACACCAGTGTCTATTTCATATTGTGCTAGCTAGGTCAGTGTTGTATTGACAATGAGTCTATATCTAGCAGCACTTCCAAAGGTGTGCTTTAGAAACATCCTGCTATAATAGAAGAGGACTGGTGCCAGTGGCTACCTGTGAGAAACCTATCATGAGTAAGAGAGGTACTGGGACCGTACCATGGTACCTGAGTCCCACATCAAAGAGCTCCTCAGGTAAACGGGGTCTGAAGCTCCCTGGCAGTGTGGCACATTCAAATAAAAGCTGTCTCCTCCCTACTCATTAGAGTCCTATTGTGATTCAGTCCCAgcaccaccccctctcctctactttctCGCTGGGCTCCACCAGGGCTGACTGTCACAGGAGAGTCAGCCTGTCAGTAGCACTCAGTTGTCACATCCAGTCTCCGGATGGACCTataggcagacacagacagacgctgcctgcctgccccacCGGGGTGTTTAGACACTCTGTCTCCTGCAGCCTAGCATATGCTATTACTCACATTGCTCAAAAGTGTCTGAGACACTTAAAAAGAATAGTCCCTCAATAGAATGGTCTCCCTTCACTGCCAGCAGGCTAAATATGACAGCAACCAGGGACCTAAGAGGCAGGGTTATAGTATGTGTTTTTATATTTGTTTTAAGTGTAGTTTCAGTATATTTTCAGATCTGATTTGCTAGTTTTTATTTCTGTTTGCAATTTAGTTTTAGTGTTTGGGACAGAACGCATGCCTGGGAGGCTAGAAGACatttgtgttgtatggtgttttTGGGATGTCACTTCTTGCAACTGGGGGTGAAGTAATAGATAAAGTAATGAGTCAGATCATAGGTTAGGTTTATATGATAAAGTATCTGTGACTTGGATTTAAAAGGAATAGCGCCGAGACTGGTGCAAAAAATATGGTAACTCTCTCGCCCATGTTTACACCAATGAGGAGTAGTGGTTTACAccaatccaatggtttttaacttgTAAGAAGTATCAAGTTAGCTACCAATTTCTAAGGCTATTTGAAACCACCATCTCCTAACAACATTTACCTGCCAGCTTCAACAACTTGAAAACTTCACAAAACCCCCATTTCTGACCAAAGTTTAGGGGGAAAAAACTCAAACTTCTATTTTATTTTTGGTTTCAACGATAATAATTTCAGTGTAGTTTGAATTTTTCAAACTGgtttgttaattattttatttcggttgactaaatcgttttttcattattatttttatattagTTTTAGTTTACTATATTAACCTTGCTAAGAAGTTGTGTTGACTACATGCAGGTGGAAAAGACAACAGTTTAATGCGTTACTCCCATGTTTTAGGCATTCTGTATGGAAGGGGCAACATGCTGACGGACTACTCTCAGGATAGCCAAGCTAACATACCTACAAATGATCCACAGCTCCAAGTACTATTATTTGACATTTAAATATAAAGTGTTTCTGGTTTGTCATTTTTTTTGCTTGCCAGGTGAGAGGTGTTGCCATATTCATAAATGAGAGCTAGCTGACATGGACATATAGGTTTAACAGTAGAGAAGTGGTTGGAAGTGTATAGAGCTCATTCCGCTAGTGTAGTACTGATTCAATGACCAGTTTGGCTGAACACCTTTTGTACAATAAAACCATACCGAATAAGATGTCCATTAACATAAAGACTACTATGTTAACCAATGTGATCATCAGTGAACATATTTGTCTGTGTGGGAGTGTGCCTCTGTGACTCCTTACTGGTCTTTGATAGACAGGTGCCCAAGGGAACCGTAGTCCCCAttaccaacacaaacacaccgtcTACAGATAGGCAGGGGGGCCGTTAGAAAGAAAAACAGTCCCCTGCAGGGATAATGGCAGAGGGAGCTTGTTAAACGTATGGCACTATTGTTCTGAAAAATTGGTCTGTGACTCTAATTGCCCAGTTAGGCCCCTCAGTAGCTCTCATCGTCTGAACCCAGGGCCCCGGCTCAGATCAGACTGGGGCTGGGCAGGCACTAAAGCCTTACAAGATGGCTGCTAGGCTGGGGCCGATGGCACTCTGACTGGAGAATGAAGGCTGTGGGAGGGATAGGGGCCAGCCAGACTGAGCCTATATtcataaatcaaataaaatcaaattgtattggtcacatacacgtgtttagcagatgttattgcgggtgtagtgaaatgcttgtgtttctagctccaacagtgcagtattatATAACAAGttatatctaacaatttcacaacaatacacacaagaCACACAAATCTAATTAAAGTAATGgtattaagaatatataaatatatgaacaagcaatgtcagagcgacatagactaagatacagtagaatagaatagaaagaGTCTTAGAGAAGGGCTACTGCcctaggatcagttttgcatttAATATCGTAAGGAATgcgatcctagatcagcactcctactctgagacgctttatgaatacaggccctggggCTTAGATTGATTTGCCTGGCACTTCTACAGTCTGAGCCTTGGTACTATTCCTTGTGCGTGTGGCAGCACTCAGACCAAGCCCTATTACTGACTCAAGCCCTCTGGGCACAAGCCCATCAGAGATACACATCTGAACGTGGTTGTGGAGGAAGACATATTCCACACAACAATTGAATTGAGTTACTTATAAACAGTGCTTTAATTTTGTGCTGCCATTAGAAGTTTGTGCGAGacggagggagtgagagaagcaGCATGTCATTAGAAGCGGAGCCTGGACCAGCAGTCTGCATCACAGTGGGAGATCTCTTCTAGTTGTCTGATGAGAAGGTAGGATGAGAGGGTAGGAGCATCCTGTGGCTGTCTGCCACCAATATGATACAGTGTTCCTCCCAAACTGTATTGAAATAATTTTTCTGTGATAATCATCCTTCTCCAGGAATTCCTTGAATACTTTTTATACCCTAATGtagtggttcccaactccggtcctcgagtaaccccaacaaaacacatttttgttATAGCCCCGGACAAACATAGCTGAATCAACTAGGTGAGGGCCTGATGATTAACTCACAAGTTGAATCAGATGTGCTTGTCAGGGactacaataaaaatgtgtactgttgggggtataTGAGGACAGGAGTTGAGAACCACTGCCCTAACGTGAGATATAAAGCAGAAAAGGTAAGAAATTACGTAGTTACTTTTTGCACAAGCTTTTTAAAAGTAAAATTGTGAAGTTGGCTCTATGATTTGAAAGTGTCAATAATTGTCAAGAGAAATTGTATGTTTTGAATGTCATTGCAACATAAGGTACAAGATTTACACTCCACTCCGTATTTATAAGGAATGTGAAGCTAAAATTTGACAACAtacagcattttggatttgagatcaaatgtttcatatgaggcaaCAGTACAGCATGTCACCTTTATTTGCCAGCATATTTTCATATATATATCTTTTACCTTTTAGAAATGAAATCCCTTCATGTATCtagtattttttttatgtatATTTTGTTGTTCATAAGTATTTGGATAAATTCACTTATACTGTATTAAAGTACTCAAAAGTGtattatttggtcccatattcctagcacgcaatgactacatcaagtttgtgactctacaaacttgttggatgcatttgcagtttgttttggttgtttttcGGATTATGTTTTGTCCAATAGGAACTGAATGACATTAATATAGACCTCTTGTGTCATTTTTTTGTCACTTGTCTTGTAAATAAGAACAgcagatgtttctgaacacttctacatgaatcaaatcaaatcacattttattggtcacatacacatatttagcagatgttattgcgggtgtagcgaaacgcttgtgTTCTTAGCACCAACAGTGCAATAGTATCTATCAATTAATGAATCCTGAATaacgatgagtgagaaagttacagaggaacAAAGATCATTAATCATCACTACTATGTACGATTACAGAGCAACATTTACacattttagcttcactgtccaaataaatatggAGGGGAGTGTATGTCATTATATGATTGtctgggggctcccgagtggcgcagtggtttaaggcactgcatctcagtgtaagaggcgtcactacatacCTGggtcgattccaggctgtatcacaaccggccatgattgggaatccaatagggtggcacacaattggcccagcgtcgtccgggttaggggtaggccgtcattgtaaataagaatttgttcttaactgacttgcctggtttaAAAAGTATGTGTCTGTCTGCTGCAGTCAAGTTTGATCTGATTGCTACAGTAGGTAGACAGAGCTGTAGCTTGCTGTTGTTGTAGCATTTAGCATGTGCATCAGACTGTAATCTAGGGTCACATCAAAGCCCAGTGAGCCAGACAGAAACACGACTCAACTAATGGGAGTGTGATCAGAGCTGGGCTCTGATCAGGACCCTTCTTCTCAGGAAACCCTCAAATTAGCAAAGGAGGAGACATGAAAGAGACTCAATATTGAGgagactgcctgtctgtctacacAGAAGAAATACGCCTACACTGGTTCCCCTGAGTAAAATATGAATTATAAACATTCTTGATTTCACATGTCATATTTAAATACCAGTCAATGTTTCAGAACTTTGTCTCAAATATAAATGTGTGTTTTATGTACTTCTGTCGTTACAGAAGTGTTCTCAAAACAATGGCTCAcaagaaaaaaattatatatacatGAATACATAACTGCTCAGCAAAGTGGATTATGTGAACTAATCAGCAGGAGGTATTTCTAATGTAAAAGTCAATAGATTCAATGGCGAAAATAAGCCCCGGAGACTGATAGTTTTGCATTGTAATGCCTTGGCTGTGATTGCTCTCATAATGCCACCCACCTCTATTCACTATTACCCTCTATGTCTGCAGTCATCACAAAACTAGCTGTTGTCTCCTCTCACACCTCGTCCCAGCCTCTTTGATAGGTAGTTGATAACAGTCTGATGGGGCTGGGCTGGTTGTATATATAGAGGGGGActactggcacagagagacattaCCTTTCCTGCAGCAAGCAACAGCAGCACCTGTCTTCTCCTTAATTTGATTTTCAGTCAGGACTTTGTTTCTCTTCACTATGGATCTTTTCTCCTTCACCCTGACTCTCCTGGTTCTCCTGTCCCCAGCCTGGGGCTTTGACCTGGGTCAGTCGACCCGCTGCGTGCCTATCCCCCACCAGATGAGTGTGTGCCAGGACGTGGGCTACTCGGAGATGAGGCTGCCTAACTTGCTGGGGCACAGCAGCCTAGAGGGCGAGGTGGTTCCCCGCTCGGAGGACTGGAGACCCCTGCTGCAGACCGGCTGCCATCCCCAGGCCCAGGCCTTCCTCTGCTCCCTCATCGCCCCCGTCTGCCTCGACGCGTAAGTCTGTAGCTTTTGTTTGCCTTTTACCTATACATGTCCTCTTCTATCTTTCTATgtccttcgtgtgtgtgtgtgtgtgtgtgtgtgtgtctctccataCTAGGCTgctctcttccttctctgtcaACTTGGctgttctctctgtctatttCCCTGTTACCTTCCCCTTGAGATCATCCCACTGCTAACTCCTTCTCAAGAGGGAACTATCCACTCCTCCATCACTTATATTTCACCGTCAGTGTGTTTACAATGGAACATGACCccgtgtctgtctctccatctccagtTTTATCCAGCCATGCCGTAGCCTGTGTGTGGCCGTCAGGGACAGCTGTGCCCCAGTACTGGCCTGTCAGGGCCACGTCTGGCCAGAGGCGCTAGACTGTGACCGCTTCCCTACCCAAGAAGACATGTGCCTGACCCCCCACCCCAAACACAGCAACAGCCACCTCGCCAAAGCATTGCCTAAGCCTGCATGCCAAGCATGTCCTTCCGTGGAGGAGCACCCTTCACTGAAGACAGTTCTGGACGCTCTGTGCCAGGATGATTTTGGTAAGCATGTGcaataatgtactgtatgtatgtgtatgtttgcATTGATTAGTATGTTATGCAAGTTTATTAGTGTGTATATTTGTACCATACATATGTGTGTAGTTCTGTCTCAGCTAGCATACGcaccttctgtcctctctctcctccctcagctGTAACAGCCAAGCTGTCTCGCCGGCGCCTGCCCTCAGGGGAGCCAGAGTTTGAGGTGGAAGGCCGGGTAGAGTTTATCCGCCAGGGCCCCCTGCTTCCCTACGacacccagcacctcctccagcaGTGGCTGCTCATCAACCTGCCCTGTGCCAACGTACTGGTCCGGCCCGGCCGTGTTCAGCTCTACCTGCTGACTGGCGCTGTGCAGTCCGATGGCACCCTGGCCCTCACCCGCCTCTTCCCCTGGCACAAGAAGAACAACAGCATCACAGTGGCTGCGCGCAAGTGGAAACACCACAAGTGTTGAGTGACTGGATGATAGGAGTGATATAATGAAAAATATGATCTCTGTTGAATCTGTGTTGCTTAGAATGGCGTCCTGAGTAGAAGGCCGGTTGAGTATATGATGTTTTCTGAAGTTACTGACATGATGTCAGAGGTGTTAGAGCTGGACTCTCTTATTGGCCCTCTGTTGCCCTCTGCTCCTTCACAGTAGCTCAGCTACAGCACACAGTAATAGAATGCACTCTAAAAACTGTACATAGTAATAGCTAAATGTAAATTATTTCTAAAGAGTATTATTTTCTATTTAGATAATGCCGCATTTATGTGTTTTGTATGTTGGATTTTCCTGTTAAGTGAGTAAAAATGATACGATAATAAAATGTCAATATTTA
This genomic window from Salvelinus namaycush isolate Seneca chromosome 8, SaNama_1.0, whole genome shotgun sequence contains:
- the LOC120051786 gene encoding secreted frizzled-related protein 5-like, which translates into the protein MSVCQDVGYSEMRLPNLLGHSSLEGEVVPRSEDWRPLLQTGCHPQAQAFLCSLIAPVCLDAFIQPCRSLCVAVRDSCAPVLACQGHVWPEALDCDRFPTQEDMCLTPHPKHSNSHLAKALPKPACQACPSVEEHPSLKTVLDALCQDDFAVTAKLSRRRLPSGEPEFEVEGRVEFIRQGPLLPYDTQHLLQQWLLINLPCANVLVRPGRVQLYLLTGAVQSDGTLALTRLFPWHKKNNSITVAARKWKHHKC